One stretch of Meleagris gallopavo isolate NT-WF06-2002-E0010 breed Aviagen turkey brand Nicholas breeding stock chromosome 14, Turkey_5.1, whole genome shotgun sequence DNA includes these proteins:
- the LOC100550455 gene encoding monocarboxylate transporter 2-like isoform X2 produces the protein MDDAMDSSPDSRKCSNPARSPRPISSILVNRYGSRPVVILGGLLCGIGMVSAAFCTSIVQLYICVGFITGLGLALNLQPSVIIIGRYFLKRRPIANGLAMAGSPVMLCTLAPLNQFLFDNYGWRGSFLILGAILLHCCVAGALFRPISADKVSVKTQSIEEGKEILKEVTKDAIDMNSPTNIHTETKTEEEEERDCCEKVNKYLDFSLFKHRGFLIYLIGNVLMFLGFFAPIVFLAPYAKHIGIDEYSAAFLLSILAIVDMVARPITGIIANSKWVRPRIQYFFSFSIAFNGTCHLLCPLASGYTGLVIYSVFFGLAFGMVCAMLFETLMDLVGASRFTSAVGLVTIAECCTILLGPPIGGTLIDTFGDYKYMFIKCGAVMVLAGTFLFIMNYYNYRMLAKEEKKRKAKEEDTKPVRTENEGRNNWNKEHVQDGPELEPLREEQEGLKKEANGTNEV, from the exons GTCCCATTAGCAGCATTTTAGTGAACCGCTATGGCAGCCGACCCGTGGTTATCCTCGGAGGCCTGCTGTGTGGCATTGGGATGGTCTCAGCTGCCTTCTGCACCAGCATCGTGCAGCTCTACATCTGCGTGGGCTTCATTACAG gaCTGGGACTCGCTCTCAACCTTCAGCCATCAGTGATAATCATAGGGAGATACTTTTTGAAGAGAAGACCTATTGCCAATGGCCTTGCTATGGCAGGGAGCCCTGTCATGCTTTGCACCTTGGCTCCTCTCAACCAGTTTCTTTTTGACAACTATGGCTGGAGGGGCAGCTTTTTAATTCTTGGGGCAATTTTATTACACTGCTGTGTTGCTGGAGCCCTCTTCAGACCCATCAGTGCAGACAAAGTCTCAGTCAAAACCCAGTCAattgaggaagggaaggagatcCTGAAAGAAGTCACTAAGGATGCCATAGATATGAATAGTCCCACTAACATCCATACAGAGACCaaaacagaagaggaggaagaaagggacTGTTGTGAAAAAGTCAATAAGTACCTTGATTTTTCCCTCTTTAAGCACAGAGGGTTCTTGATTTACCTGATTGGAAATGTGCTCATGTTCCTGGGCTTCTTTGCTCCCATTGTTTTTCTGGCACCCTATGCAAAGCACATTGGCATCGATGAATATTCAGCTGCTTTCCTCCTTTCAATTCTTGCTATTGTGGATATGGTTGCCAGGCCGATCACTGGCATCATTGCAAACAGCAAGTGGGTGAGGCCACGGATTCAATACTTCTTCAGCTTCTCCATTGCTTTCAATGGCACTTGCCATCTTCTGTGCCCACTGGCTTCTGGCTACACGGGGCTTGTCATTTACTCTGTCTTTTTTGGCTTGGCCTTCGGCATGGTCTGTGCCATGCTTTTTGAAACTCTCATGGACCTCGTGGGAGCTTCCCGCTTCACAAGCGCTGTTGGCTTGGTCACCATAGCGGAGTGCTGCACGATATTGCTGGGACCACCCATTGGAG GAACACTTATCGATACTTTTGGGGACTATAAATATATGTTCATTAAATGTGGGGCTGTGATGGTCCTGGCAGGAACGTTCCTGTTCATCATGAACTACTATAATTACCGTATGCTTGccaaggaggagaagaaaagaaaggcaaaagaagaGGATACTAAGCCTGtaaggacagaaaatgaaggcagaaatAACTGGAACAAAGAACATGTACAGGATGGACCTGAGTTGGAACCTCTAAGAGAGGAACAAGAAGGActaaagaaagaagcaaatggCACAAATGAAGTTTAA